In Zingiber officinale cultivar Zhangliang chromosome 8B, Zo_v1.1, whole genome shotgun sequence, a single genomic region encodes these proteins:
- the LOC122013431 gene encoding salicylic acid-binding protein 2-like — protein sequence MANSSCDRSHHIVLVHGACHGAWSWYKLISLLRSAGHRVTALDLAASGVDERRFSDLRNFADYNQPLIDLLAALPQGERIVLVGHSLGGLNIAFAMDRFPHKVAVGVFVTAVLPDIAHPPSFVYTKVHLEDPTLPFWLDTQFGTVGDKENGPLSMLFGPKFLSLLYNRSPPEDFALAMTLVRPSSLFAKELESSSPLSASGYGSVAKVFVVCEKDEGLQASFQRWMIENYPVNEVRVIEEADHMAMMSTPEKLSQFISEIADKYASFINE from the exons ATGGCCAACTCCAGCTGCGACCGCAGCCACCACATTGTCCTCGTTCACGGCGCCTGCCACGGCGCCTGGTCCTGGTACAAGCTCATCTCCCTTCTCCGCTCCGCCGGCCACCGAGTCACCGCGCTTGATCTCGCTGCTTCCGGCGTCGACGAGCGCCGCTTCTCCGACCTCAGGAACTTCGCCGACTACAACCAGCCCCTGATCGACCTCCTGGCCGCGCTGCCCCAGGGCGAGCGCATCGTCCTCGTCGGCCACAGCCTCGGCGGTCTCAACATCGCCTTCGCCATGGACAGGTTCCCACACAAGGTCGCCGTCGGCGTCTTCGTCACTGCCGTGTTGCCCGACATCGCTCATCCTCCCTCGTTCGTCTATACCAAG GTCCATCTGGAAGATCCGACCTTGCCGTTTTGGTTGGATACCCAATTCGGCACGGTAGGGGACAAGGAGAACGGCCCTCTGTCGATGTTGTTCGGCCCCAAGTTCTTGTCCCTCCTTTACAATCGCTCACCGCCGGAG GATTTTGCCTTGGCCATGACGCTTGTGAGGCCGTCTTCCCTGTTCGCGAAGGAACTGGAGTCGTCGTCGCCGCTCTCGGCGTCGGGGTATGGCTCGGTGGCTAAGGTGTTCGTCGTGTGCGAGAAGGACGAGGGGCTGCAGGCGAGCTTCCAGCGGTGGATGATCGAGAACTACCCGGTGAACGAGGTGAGGGTGATCGAGGAGGCCGACCACATGGCGATGATGTCGACGCCGGAGAAGCTGAGCCAGTTCATCTCGGAGATCGCCGACAAGTACGCTAGCTTCATAAATGAATAA